GTCGAGCACGTCGACGTCGATGTGCACCCAGACACGCGAGGCCCCCGTTGCGCGCACGGCGTCGGCGAGCGCGTCGGCGCGCTCGAGATCGGAGACGGACAGGAGCGTGAGGCCCTCGACGGCGTCGACCTCTGCGTCGTCGAGAGTACGCATCCCGACGCCGACGATGCGCTCAGGGGAGATGCCGGGGGAGAGCGCCAGTTGCGGCTCGCCCTCGCCGAGAACGGCCCGCAGCGCCATCCCGGAGAACGCCCCTGACGGCGAGGTGGCGGGGGTGTTGAGGTCGGCGTGGGCGTCGCACCAGACCACCGCCAGGTCGTCGGTGCCGCCGGGGAGAGCTCGCAAGGCCGCGACGGTCACGCTGCAGTCGCCGCCGATGACGACCGTGTCGGCCATCATGTGCTCCGCCACGAGGTCGCGTGTGCGCAGCAGGGCACTGAGGCGCCGTACGCCGGTGCCGAGGGACTCCCCGGCCTCCACAGGCACTTCGAGGGTGGTCGTCGCCGCCCGCGGCAGATCGCCGGCGATGGCTGAGGCGCCGTCGACGAGGAGCATCGCGCGGGCGGCAGGGGAGCCCTGCCACTGCGGAACCACGAGGAATCGCATCGGATGCCTCCAGAGAAGAAGAGCGGGTGCCCCGGAACGCGCCCGGGACACCCGCTGGGGTGTCAGGAGCCTTCGATGGCCTGGCGCTGTGCCGAGGATCCACCGGCCTTCAGCTCGGCGAGGCGTGCCTCGACCTCGGTGAGCTCACCGAGGTCCTCGAGGCTCTCGAACTGGGCGTCCAGGCTCGACGCGGCGAGCTCCGCCTTGCCCTGAGCCAAGGCCTCCTGACGGCGGACCTTGTCTTCGAAGCGGCCGAGCTCGCTCGTCGGGTCGAGGACGTTGATCGACGACACAGCGTCCTGCACCTTGGTCTGAGCCTCGGCGACCTTGGCGCGGGCGAGGAGCTCGCTGCGCTTGTTCTTCAGCTCGACCAGCTTCTCCTTCATGCCGTTCAGGCCCGACTTCAGCTTGTCGACGATCTCCGTCTGAGCAGCGATCTGCGGTTCGGCCGCCGATGCTTCGCGCTCGGCGCTGATCTGCCGCTGCAGAGCGATCTTGGCCAGACCGTCGAACTTGTCGGCGTCGGCGGTGTTGCCGGCCGCACGCAGTTCATCGGCCTTGCGGCTCGCGGCGAGAGCCTTGTTGCCCCACTCGGTCGCGGCCTGCACGTCTTCCTCGTGGTCGCGCTCGAGGAGACGAAGGTTGCCGATCGTCTCGGCGATCGCCGACTCCGCGTCCGCGATGTTGTTCGTGTAGTCGCGGACGAGCTGGTCGATCATCTTCTGCGGGTCTTCCGCCGAGTCGAGGAGCGCGTTGATGTTCGCGCGGACGAGCGTGGAGATTCGTCCGAAGATGGACTGCTTTGCCATGCGTGTTCCTTTCAGAGGGTCCTGGTCGTGATCTTTGCGTACGTGCCTATGCGAATCAGAAGCGTCGTCCTCCCGATCTTCCTGAGCGACCGCTGGAGCGCGAGCCGCCGCCGAAGCCGGAGCTGCGGAACCCGCCGCCTCCGCTGGATCTCCAGCTGCTGCTGCGATGCGAAGAGCCGCCTCCTCCGCCGGAGAGCAGGCCGCCGATGATTCCGCCCAGGATGTCGCCGGCGAGGCCCGAGTCGTTCGACCGGTAGCCTCCTCCTCCTCCGAAGAGCCCTCCCCAGCCGCCGCTCTCATACGGGCTCGGGTCGTACGCGGCGACATCGGACTGGGCGTACGACGACGCCTGGCGTGCGAGGTCGAGCGCCGTGCGTGCCGCGTTCAGCGCCTGTCCCGGATCGGAGGTCTGGAGGCTCTGCGCTTGAGCGAGCGACGACTCCGCCTGCGCCAGGCGGGTGCGCGCGGTGGATCCGACGCTCCCGCGCCGTGTCTGGATGAACTCTCGCGCGGTGCGGATCTCGGCGTCGGCCTGAGCGAGGGTCTGCTCCAGCATCCGCTGCTCGCGCCGCGCGCGCTCCGCCGTCTCCTGTCCCTGCGCGATCGCGGCGTCGATCTGCGCGTCGGCGGCCGTCAGCGCCTCCAGCACGCGCTGGGGGTTGCGGCCGGCGCCGGTCAGCCCCGCTTGCGCCTGCTGCACCTGGGCGTCGGTCGCCGAGACAGCACCGCGGATCGTGCCCGTGGCGTCGGGCAGCTGCTGTGCCGCCGCGATATCGGATCGGAGCTCGGCGATCAGCGCCTGGGCCTTCGACTCCACTCCGGCGAGGTCGGAACCGAGAGTCGAGATGGCCTGCACCAGCTGCGTCGCCTGCGCCACCGACTGCTCGGCCGTGCGGATGGCGAATGCCGCCTCTCCGGACGAGGATGCGCTGATCGCGGCGGCTGCGGCGGCGATGGATCGATCGGCCAGCGCCGCGCGCTCGCGCGCCTGCTGGGGGGTGTCCGCGACGGTGCTCAGCGCAGAGGGATCGTACGTGGCGCTCAGCGCACGCAGAGCCTCGTCCGCCCCGTCGAGAAGCGGCTGCAGTGCGGCGCGCTCCGCCCTGACCCGTTCAAGCTCGCGCGGCGCGTTCTGCTCGAGGGCGCGCAGCCGGTCGAAGGCCTCGGTGTTGTCGTCGAGCACGTCGGCGACCTCGTCGCACAGTCGGATGATGCGGAGATGCCACTCGCGCCGGTCGAAGACCGAGTCGGGGATCTCGTCGTCGAGTTTCTGCTTGAGGTCGAACGCCTCGGACATCTTCGCTTTCGCGGCATCGATCGCCGCCGTGAACTCGGCGGTCGCTCCCTCGCCGAACTGCGCGACGGCGAACCCCAGTTCCTCCGTGCTCGACGTGATGGCGTCGTCGGCGCGGACCAGCGCGACGCCGGCTTGCGTCGCGACCTCGTCATCGGTGAGGGCCGAGAACGGGTCGTTCGGATCGGGCTGCGCAGGCATCGCGCCGCGCTTGCGCACGGCGGCGGCCTGGCGCGCGCGGCGGACGGCGCGCACGATCAGCCAGATGACGATCAGAACGACGACCACGCCGGCCACGATGAGGAGCACGCGCAGCGCGCCGGCGCCCCCGTCGCCCTGGATCTCGTCGGCTGCGAGCGTGATCGCGCCGGCCCAGTCGTTCGCGCTCGCCAGCGGCAGGATCTTGTCTTCGACCTCGTCGAGCTTCGCGTCGCTCAGCGGTCCGTCGGGAGCAGCCGAGATGTAGTAGCTGCGCCCCTCGACCGCGATGGCGAGGAGGTACTGGTCGCTGCCGAGGTTGTTGCGCTCGGCGACGAGGTCGGTCCACTCCACGTTGTCGGACGGCGACGTGAAGTCGTCGACGAGGACCACGAAAAGGTCGGCTCGCGAGTTCGCGCTGAGCTCCCGGAGACGATCCTCGACCGCCTGCTCCTCGCTGCTGCTCAGCACCCCGGCATCATCCGTGACGTATCCCGAGTCGAGCGTGACGGGATCGGTCGCTGACGCCGCATCGACTCCGGTGAACCCCGCCAGCGCACCCAGCGCCAGCGCGGCGATCGTCAGCCAGCGAGTCCTCATTCCGGCGCCTCGGGCCGGCGGCAGTGCCCCCATGCGTCGAGTCTATGCACACACGCCGACACGCGACAGCACCCGCGGGCGGATCGCCGTTCGCCGTCAGCGGAGACACATACGCTTGATGGCATGGACGACAGGTACGGATCCGATGTGCTCGCACCGGGGTGGCGGGAAAGGGCCGCGAAGCAGGTCGCTCAGGTCGCCGCATCGGTCGACCTCGTCGTGGAGGTGGCGGACGACGGCTTCTGCGGCGCGATCACCAGGATCCAGGGCGGCACGGTCGAGCTGGAGGACTGGAAGGGGCGCAGGCGGCTGTTCCCGCTCGGCGGAGGGTTCCTGATCGAGGGCAAGCCCGTGCGGCTCGTCCCGCCGTCAGCGGCAGCGCAGGGTCCCCGCCGCACGGCATCCGGATCCTTCGCGGTCGCCGATCAACGCGCGAAGGTCGCGCTGCCGAGCCGCATCCTGGTGGAGGGAAGGCACGACGCCGAGCTCGTCGAGAAGGTGTGGGGAGCCGACCTGCGCGTCGAGGGCGTCGTCGTCGAGTACCTCCAGGGCATCGACCTCCTCGACGACCTGCTCGCTGCCGAGCCGCCGAGCGCGGCCCGCCGGTACGGGGTTCTCGTCGATCACCTCGTCGCCGGTTCGAAGGAGTCGCGCATCGCGGAGGCCGTCTCGCGTGGCCCGCACGGCCCGCATGTCCGCATCGTCGGCCACCCCTTCGTCGACGTCTGGCAGTGCGTGACGCCGCGAGCGCTCGGGATCGCGAAGTGGCCGGAGATCCCGCGCGGCGTCGACTGGAAGACCGGCATCTGCCGCGCATTCGGCTGGCCGCACGAGACGCAGGCCGACACGGCGCGGGCGTGGCAGCACATCCTGTCGAAGGTGCACACCTATCGTGACCTCGAGCCGGCGCTGCTCGGCCGCGTCGAGGAGCTCATCGACTTCGTCACGGAGCCGGCCGCGGGCTGAGGGAAGGGCCACGTCGCGCCGCCGACTACCCTGGAGGCATGCCCGAACCCCGTACGTTCCGCGATGAACCCGTGTCGTTCGTGCGCCGCAGCGGTCGCATGTCCGATGCGCAGGAGCGCGCATTCGCCGAGCTCGCCCCGCGCTACCTGCTCGACGTTCCGCGCGACGTGGCGTGGACGTCGGTGCATCCCGATGCGCGCCTCGATCCCCTCGCCGAGTACGGGCGCCGCGCGGATCTCATCGTGGAGATCGGTTCTGGTCAGGGGCATGCGATCGTCGCAGCGGCGTCGTCCCGCCCGCACGACGACTTCCTGGCCGTCGAGGTCTTCCGCGCCGGCCTTGCCCGCACCATGCTCGACGCGGAACGCGCAGGCGCGCGCAACCTGCGTCTCGTCGAGGCCAACGCCCCGGAGGTGCTGGCGTCGTTCCTCCCGGAGGCGGCAGCGGCGGAGGTGTGGATCTTCTTCCCCGACCCCTGGCACAAGAAGCGCCACACCAAGCGTCGGCTGGTGAGAGAGGGCTTCGGAACGACGGCGGCCCGTGCGCTGCGCGACGGCGGCGTGCTTCGGCTCGCGACGGATTGGGAGGACTACGCACTCCAGATGCGCGACGTGCTCGATGCCGACCCCCTGTTCGAGCGCACGTTCGACGGCGAATGGGCCGAGCGGTTCGACGGTCGCGTCATGACCGCGTTCGAGCGCAAGGGGATCGCGAAGGGCCGCGACATCCGCGATCTCGCCTACCGCCGCGTCGCCAGGACATGACAGCGAAGACGCGCGGCGCCGACGGCGCGCGTCTGGTCGCCCCTGCGCTGCTCGCCCCTGCACTGCTCGTCTGCCTGGCGGCTCCGGCGTTCTTCGTCGTGCGCGTGCCCTGGCTCGGCTGGGCCCTGCTCGCCGCAGGTCTCGGCGCCGCGTGGCTGACAGAGCGCGGGCGCCCCGGCTCAGGCATGGCGCCGCGCGCCGGGGCCTCCATCCCCTCGACCGGCAAGGGCGGCGGCCGGCGCGAGCCCTCGCTGACCCGGGATCTGTCACTGATCGCCCTCGGCATGCTCATCGTGAGCGCGATCCCACTGGCTGCGGAGCTCGACAATGCCGCGATGATGCGCTTCACGGTGGCTCTCGGGGGCGCGGTGCTCGTGCCGTACCTCGTGTCGCGGTTCGTCTATCGCGACCGGGCCATCGCGTTCCCGTGGCGCACGCATCGACGCTGGAACCGTCTGCAGTGGTCGTGGCTGGTGCTGGTGCTGGTTCTCGGCTGGCTGATCCTGCCGTTCTACTTCATCACCAGCGGCGTCTACCAGAACTGGCCGGTGGTGGACACCCCTGAGCTCATCGGCCGTCTCTTCGTCGGTGTCGGCGCGGTCGGGATCTGGGACGAGCTGTTCTTCATCTGCACCGTCTTCGCGCTGCTGAGGAGGCACTTCTCCGACGGACTCGCGAACGTCCTCCAGGCGATCGTGTTCGTGTCCTTTCTGTGGGAGCTGGGCTACCGCGCGTGGGGGCCGGTGCTGACCATCCCGTTCGCACTGCTCCAGGGCTTCATCTTCGTCCGCACGCACTCGCTCGCCTATGTGGTGACGGTTCATCTGCTGTTCGACGCCGTGGTGTTCGCCGTGCTCGTGCACGCGCACAACCCCGGTCTTCTGCCCGTCTTCCTGCTGTGACCCCGCATATCGGTGTGATCGGGGCCGGCATCGGGCAGAATCGAGACATGCTCATCGCCGGACTCGTCCTCGCCGCGGCGGCCGCCGCCTTCCACGTGTTCATCTTCGCTCTCGAGTCGCTGAAGTGGACCGAGCCGTCCACGCGCAAGGTGTTCGGCGTTGCGAGCGAGGCGGATGCCGTCACCATGAAGCAGCTCGCCTTCAACCAGGGCTTCTACAACCTCTTCCTCGCGCTCACCACGCTGCTCGGCATCGCATTCGTGCTCGCAGGAGCCGGAACGGTCGGCGTGACGCTCGTGTTCGCAGGCACGGGCATGATGCTCGCCGCGGCGCTGGTGCTCGTTCTCTCGGACCGGACGAAGGCACGCGCGGCCGCCATGCAGGGGACGCTTCCGCTGCTGGCCGTGGTGGTCACCGCGCTCGGGGTCGCGCTCGTCTGAGAGGACGGTCGCGCTCACCCGAGAGCTCGCGGTCGGTGACACCTGGGGCGTGACATCCAGCCCTGCAGCGGCCACACTCGATGCATGGCCGACTGGGTGCTGCACGTCGACATGGATCAGTTCATCGCGGCCGTCGAGGTGCGGCGCCGTCCGGAGCTCGCAGGACTTCCGGTGATCGTGGGCGGGCGCGGCGATCCCACCGAGCGCGCCGTGGTGTCGACCGCGTCGTATGAGGCCCGTGCGTACGGGATCGGGTCGGGCATGCCGCTGCGGATCGCCGCGCGCAAGGCCCCGGAGGATGCGGTCTTCCTCCCGGTCGACCATGAGGAGTACGCCGCGGCGTCGGATGAGGTGATGGCGACGCTCCGTTCGTTGCCCGGCGTGGTGGTCGAGTTGATCGGGTGGGACGAGTGCTTTCTCGGGGTGGACGCCGAGGATCCGGACCGTGTGGCGCGCACCGCGCAGAAGGCTGTGCTCGACGCGACGGGCCTGCATTGCTCGGTGGGGATCGGCGACAACAAGGTGCGTGCGAAGATCGCCACCGAGTTCGGCAAGCCGCAGGGCGTCTTCCGGCTCACCGCGGAGAACTGGTTCGAGGTGATGGGGGAGCGGCCGACCCGTGATCTGTGGGGTGTGGGGCCGAAGGTCAGCAAGAGGCTGGCGGAGCACGGCATCACGACGGTGCGCGAGCTCGCGGACGCCGACGAGGGCGAGCTCGTCGCGGAGTTCGGACCGCGGATGGGCGTGTGGTACCACGGGCTCGGGGCGGGGACCGGCCCCGCCGTCGTCGACGACTCCCCGTGGGTGGCGCGCAGTCACAGCCGGGAGACGACGTACCAGCAGAACCTCACCACGCCGGAGCAGGTGGCAGATGCGGTGCGGGGGCTCGCTGCGAGCGCTTTCGACGATTGCGCGGCCGAAGGACGACCCGTCGTGCGCGTGCACCTCAAGGTGCGCTATGCCCCGTTCGAGACGAAGACCTTCGGGCGGAAGCTCGCGGCGCCGACCACTCGCCGTGACGACGTGGTCGACGCCGCGCTCGCTCTCAGCGCGACGCTGGACCCGACGCGCGAGGTGCGCCTGTTGGGGGTGCGTGCCGAGATGGCGATGCCGGAGACCGGCGACGCCGTGGAGCGGACTCCGGTGCGCGGCCGGATCTGACGACGCGATGCCGGACCTCGTTCCGCCCTGCGTGGATGCGGCCCGTGTCGCGCCGGATCAGGTGCGCACGAGCGCGGCCACGGCGCTGACCTCGATGAGGGCGCCCGGCACACCGAGCCCCGCCACGATCGCCGCAGTGACGAGGGGCGGGGCGCCGTCGCGCGCGAGCTTGGCGGCCACGGCGCCGTATGCCGCGCGGAGGTCGGCGCTCTGATGGATGAGAGCCGTCCAGCTGATCACGTCGTCGAGCCCTGCGCCGGCGGCCGTCAGCGCGGTCTCCGCGTTCTCCAGCGCGCGCAGAGCCTGCTCACCGGCATCCGCAGAGACCACGGCGCCCGTCTCGTCGACGCCGTTCTGACCGCCGACGTAGATCGTGGTCGCCCCCGGAGGGACGACGGCGACATGGCTGAAGGCCGGGCTGACGACGAGGCCGGCCGGCTGAAGAAGAGTGATGTCCATGCCGAGAGTATGTCCCCCGGCACCGACATCGGACGCCGGCGGGGCGGAGGATGCGGCGGGATGCGGCCCCTCCGCCCACCGTGCCACCGGGCGGTCGCTCAGAACCGGAGCAGGACCTTCCCGACGCGCCCTGGAGCCTTGCTGGCGCGCACGGCGTCTGCGGCGTCCGCGGCGTCGAAGACGCCGGCGACGGGGAGCGTGAGCGTTCCGTCGCTCACACGCTGGATGAGCTCGCCGAAGAGCGCGCCTCGTGTGGCAGGGTCCATGGTCGCGCTGACCTTGCTCCCCCAGAAGCCCTTGACCGTCGCCTGCTTGAAGATCACGTCGCCCGAGTTGATCTCCATGACAGGCGAGTCCATGGCGCCGAAGGCGACCAGCGTTCCGTTCTCGGCCAGCAGCGACAGCACGTGGCCGGATGCGGCGCCGCCGACGGAGTCGACACCGGCGACGACGTCGGCGCCGTCCGTGATCTCCAGCGCGCGCTCGCGCCAGTCGTCCTGATCCGTCGCGACGACACCGCCGATGCCCTGCGCGCGGAGCTCGTCGACGCCACCCGCGCGGCGGACGAGCCCGAGCACGTGGACGCCACGGGCGGATGCGAGCTGCGCCAGCATCCGCCCGACGGCCCCGTTCGCTGCGTTCTGGACGATCCAGTCGCCCGCTTTCACGTCGAGGAACTGCAGCAGGCTGATGGCGCTGAACGGCATGGAGATGAGCTGGGCGGCGACCTCGTCGGGCACCCCCTCGGGCACGGGGACGAGTCCGGCTGCGTCTGTGACGATGTACTCCGCCCAGGCTCCGAACGTACCTCCGGTGGCGACGCGCCGGCCGACCCCGAGGCCCTCGACGCCCTCGCCGAGCGCGTCGACGATTCCGAGCGCCTCGGTGCCGGACGCAGCGGGAAGGTCGGGCGTGACGCCGTAGGTGCCGCGGATGGTCCAGATGTCGTGGTTGTGGATGGGGGAGAGGACGATACGCAGCCGCACCTGCCCTGGGCCGGGCTCGGGGAGCGGACGGTCTACCAGGACGAGGACGTCTTCGGGCTCGCCGAAGCTGCGGTGGATGAGTGCGCGCACTGTCGTTCCCCTTCAGTCGTCCGAGACGGTGATGTCGACGTCGATGTTGCCGCGCGTCGCGTTGGAGTACGGGCACACCTGGTGCGCGGCGTTCGCGAGCTCGACGGCCTGAGCGTGGGGGAGGTCGGGGATGACGACCTCCAGCTGCACGGCCAGGCCGAACCCGCCGGCGCCGTTCGAGCCGATCTGCACGCGCGCTCCGACCGAGGAGTCCGCGATCGCCACCTTCTGCGCGCGGGCGACGGTCTGCAGGGCCGAGTGGAAGCAGGCCGCGTAGCCTGCGGCGAAGAGCTGCTCGGGGTTCGCGCCGTCGCCGGATCCGCCCAGCTCTCGGGGGACGGCGAGTGCGAGGTCGAGGCGGCCTTCGCTCGTCGCGACGCGGCCGTTGCGGCCGGCGCCGGTGGCGAGGGCCTCGGCGGTGTAGAGGGCTTCCATCGTGCGGATTCCTTTCAGTCGGTGCTGTTCTGCAGCAAGGCCGTGAGTTCCTGGAGCTCGGCGATCAGGCGCCGGCGGTGCTCGTCGTCGCGGATGCCCGCGAGGCGCGCGATCCGTGTGCGGATGGGGGCGACCTCGGCACGCAGAGCCTGCCCGTCATCGGTCAGCTGCACCGTGACGACGCGCTCGTCGTCGGGGCTGCGGGTCTTGGTCACGAACCCGTTCTGCTCGAGGCGGCGGACCAGCGGCGACAGCGTCCCGGAGTCCAGCTGCATCATGTCGCCGAGCGCCCCGATCGTCTGCTCGCCCTCGTGCCACAGGATGGCGAGCACGAGGTACTGCGGGTACGTGAGACCCCACGGCGCGAGGAGAGCGCGATACGCCTGCGTCGTCGCGCGAGCGGCGGAGTAGAGCGAGAAGCACACCATCTCATCGGTCACGGCCATGGAAAGAAGCATTGCACACAATTCAATTGTGCACAACTAAAATGGCGTGCAGAGACGAGAAGAGGCCCGTCCTCGCGGACGGACCTCTTCACGACATGTGCCCCCGGAGGGATTCGAACCCCCGACCTACGGTACCGGAAACCGGCGCTCTATCCCCTGAGCTACGGAGGCGCACCGGTTGACAATATCACTGCTTCGGGCTGGACTTCGAACCGGCCTCGGTCACGGGCGCGCCGCGGAGTTCGTCCAGCGCGGATGCGAGCCTCTCGGCCAGATACCGGTGTCCGGCGGTCGACGGATGCCGGCGGCCGAGGTCGACGTCGATCACGTCGAGATAGTTCTCCGGCGTGATCCAGTGCTGCGCCACGGGGGAGATGTACCACCACCCCCGCGCCGCGGCCAGGTCTCCGAGCACGCGGTCGATCCGCGCCGTTCCCGACCCGACGGGGAGCTCGTGAGGCGCCGGGCCGAGGATCACGATCTGCGCGTCGGGATACGTCGCGGCCATCGCGTCCCAGGCGGCCGTCACCGCCCGGGGGTAGCCTGCGTCGCCCACCAGCGTGCGGTCGTTGATCGAGCCCTGGATCAGGATGAGATCGGGCGCGAGCGCCGGATCGAGCGCGGCGATGCGCTCGCCGAAGGCCGGTCCGTCGAGACCGGGCTTGAGATACCCGCTGCCCCGGACGCCGTCGACGATGCTCTCCCCACCCAGCAGACCGCCGATCTGATAGGCGTACCCCAGCGTCGGGTCGGACGCGGCGGACCCGTAAGTCCACGAGTCGCCGAACACCAGCACGCGCGGGTGCTCGGGCAGGACGAGCGGCGATGGCGCAGGGGCCGATGCCGGACCCGAGCCGACGGCGGCGGAGGCCGTCGAGGGTGAGACCGGTGCCCACGGTCTCCACACGCCCACGACGCCGGCTGCGAGAGCCAGCAGCAGACCGAACGCGACCAGCCCTGACCGCAGGGGGCGACGGGGGCGGGCAGGTGGCTTCATGGCATGAGAGTAGATCACGTCGTGCCCACCGCAAATTCCGTGACGTGGCGCGCCGTAGACTGGGGGGTCTATGACTCCTGAAACCCTCGCCGACGCCCTCCTCGCCGTTCTCGCCCCCATCGCCGAGCAGCGACGACCCGGCGAGGCGCTTCCGGTGACGGCGTCTGACATCGTGCTCGATCGCCCCCGCAACCGCGACCACGGAGACTGGGCGTCGAACATCGCGATGCGGCTCGCCAAGCCGCTCGGCGCGAACCCGCGGGAGCTGGCGCAGCAGATCGCCGAGGGCTTGACGGCGGTCGACGGCATCGCCAGCGCCGAGGTCGCGGGGCCGGGGTTCATCAACATCCGGCTCGACCCCGCTGCCGCCGGCGCCCTGGCGAAGACGATCGTCGACGCCGGCGACGCGTACGGGCGCAACGACTCACAGCGCGGCGTGAACGTCAACATCGAGTTCGTGTCGGCCAACCCGACCGGCCCGCTCCACATCGGCCACACCCGCTGGGCAGCGCTCGGCGACGCCATCGTGCGACTGCTGCTCGCCAGCGGCGCGAACGCCGTGCGGGAGTACTACATCAACGACGCCGGTGCGCAGATGGATCGCTTCGCCGTGTCGGTGCTCGCCGCTGCCAAGGGTGAGCCGACACCGGAGGGGGGATACCCCGGGGAGTACATCACGACGCTCGCCGGGCGCGTGCTGGAGGCGAGGCCCGATCTGCTCGGTCTCGCCGAGGACGAGCAGCTCGTCGTCGCGCGCGACCTGGCCTACGCCTTCCAGCTGGAGGAGATCAGGGCGTCTTTGGAGCGGTTCAACGTGCCCTTCGACGTCTGGTTCTCCGAGCGCA
This Microbacterium sp. XT11 DNA region includes the following protein-coding sequences:
- a CDS encoding SGNH/GDSL hydrolase family protein — its product is MKPPARPRRPLRSGLVAFGLLLALAAGVVGVWRPWAPVSPSTASAAVGSGPASAPAPSPLVLPEHPRVLVFGDSWTYGSAASDPTLGYAYQIGGLLGGESIVDGVRGSGYLKPGLDGPAFGERIAALDPALAPDLILIQGSINDRTLVGDAGYPRAVTAAWDAMAATYPDAQIVILGPAPHELPVGSGTARIDRVLGDLAAARGWWYISPVAQHWITPENYLDVIDVDLGRRHPSTAGHRYLAERLASALDELRGAPVTEAGSKSSPKQ
- a CDS encoding MarR family winged helix-turn-helix transcriptional regulator, which translates into the protein MAVTDEMVCFSLYSAARATTQAYRALLAPWGLTYPQYLVLAILWHEGEQTIGALGDMMQLDSGTLSPLVRRLEQNGFVTKTRSPDDERVVTVQLTDDGQALRAEVAPIRTRIARLAGIRDDEHRRRLIAELQELTALLQNSTD